A single genomic interval of Oncorhynchus tshawytscha isolate Ot180627B linkage group LG15, Otsh_v2.0, whole genome shotgun sequence harbors:
- the LOC112214389 gene encoding UPF0606 protein KIAA1549-like, protein MLRPPGRDPIKPPPPVTYVPGNRPTTTTKATTVTTTTTGTLASVTWTPPVQAPPGRQYLCNVTKPDMYLVRVVLPKSASTVGFGQVRDILKREFNCSVELQVLRTPSSFAFRAVAGPLIFTAMSVINALRQSTPGSSSLPTVSPLYSIPDHKYQIHSVLQFVPSHVDVRVCNFSERVERGLLMAYTETRRRAYEFGNVTVQLLNITMGQAKPQGDQKVPVDITFALRDGRGYLLGSEVSGHLRHLSTVEFSFYLGFPALQIAEPFHYPELNVSHHLRSSWVRTVLLGVQEQTVTERSFKARLERRLALLLEEGEGLGDGSQRRHWKRSTAVGNNSLQVVRVSRLAGSGRSLEVVYFVEGPGGERVPADATAATLNRLELQRAAIVLGHRVQRPLAQPVETLTVPPSETPSSSVWLIVGVVVPVLLAIFIIIILYWKLCGSEKLEFQPDAINTIQQRQKLQAPSVKGFDFAKLHLGQHSKDDIMVIQEPGALPMPIKEATPSEGGDVNTPKSKGSSTKAARANRRRGRLSPSDGDSLGSDQSSGRESAEETTRHVATPHEGKQHRNKTPKNGRNKMIPPTGSGPDELLSSSSIFDHVDRLSRGSSDGRGRQANKVQLIAMQPRPSPPQCSHSPTLTERVSAEVALRHKSEIEHHRNKLRQRAKRRGQCEFPSMDDILDAFGQAQEEAGQGGCPQRLYSSAHDHMDSILHSDPPSPPTPGESRKRGRRSPRGRRRQQGNGSLPDTDRLTDRDRLLTDHSATYRKYPGLNNVAYMSDPDLPPDHGSPSPNDEVFDHAPPPPPYVPPQPSIEEARQQMHSLLDDAFALVSPSSQGSVSVGVTQVSPALPSPSPSPQTRPSRQWGSYPAAPTHSPFSARYAELGMSPSSVQGLLQRQGLGSGAYVTAEEQLQESVYANRGHYEEPPSSSRPRPVGGSTGAQLHHLTQVGLSSRISAYPGVGRSVSGPTGSSWNQQPLDQDLSRSGASRESVLSFPEFSSPAVFQMPSSSLGDHSVPPMLLAPPTPEFPLDESSPSAQSSASLIKAIREELRRLAQKQVAVAGTYS, encoded by the exons ATGCTGCGACCTCCAGGGAGGGACCCCATAAAACCACCACCACCCGTGACCTATGTCCCCGGCAACCGACCGACGACCACTACCAAGGCAACCACTGTTACCACGACAACCACTGGCACCCTGGCGAGCGTCACCTGGACTCCCCCAGTCCAGGCCCCTCCAGGACGCCAGTACCTGTGTAACGTCACCAAGCCTGACATGTACCTGGTCAGAGTGG TCCTGCCTAAGTCTGCCTCCACTGTGGGCTTTGGCCAGGTCAGGGACATCTTGAAGAGGGAGTTCAACTGCTCAGTGGAGCTACAG GTCCTGAGAACTCCGTCTAGCTTTGCGTTCCGTGCTGTGGCGGGACCTCTGATCTTCACCGCCATGTCTGTCATCAACGCTCTGCGCCAGTCAACACCAGGCTCCTCCTCGTTACCCACTGTCTCACCCCTCTACAGCATACCTGATCACAAGTACCAGATACACTCTG tgCTGCAGTTCGTGCCCAGTCACgtggatgtgcgtgtgtgtaacttCAGTGAGCGAGTAGAGAGAGGATTGCTGATGGCCTACACAGAGACACGCCGACGTGCATATGAATTTGGcaatgttactgtacag CTTCTGAACATCACCATGGGTCAGGCCAAGCCACAGGGTGACCAGAAGGTTCCTGTGGACATCACGTTTGCATTGCGTGATGGACGGGGCTACCtgttagggtcagaggtcagcgGTCACCTGAGACACCTAAGCACGGTGGAGTTCAGCTTCTACCTGGGCTTCCCCGCGCTGCAGATCGCTGAAc CCTTCCACTACCCCGAACTGAACGTTTCTCACCATCTACGCTCCTCCTGGGTCCGCACAG TGTTACTGGGTGTCCAGGAGCAGACGGTGACTGAGCGGAGCTTCAAGGCTCGTCTGGAGCGCCGTCTGGCCCTGCtgctggaggagggggaggggctgggggACGGGAGTCAACGGCGCCACTGGAAGAGATCCACGGCCGTGGGTAACAACAGCTTACAG GTGGTGCGTGTGTCGAGACTGGCAGGTTCAGGGCGTTCTCTGGAAGTGGTGTATTTTGTGGAGGGACCAGGGGGGGAGAGAGTTCCTGCTGATGCCACCGCTGCCACCCTCAACCGCCTGGAGCTGCAACGGGCTGCCATCGTACTGGGGCACCGCGTCCAGAGACCCCTTGCCCAGC CTGTGGAGACGCTGACAGTGCCCCCGTCTGAGACTCCGAGCAGCAGTGTCTGGCTGATTGTGGGGGTGGTAGTGCCTGTCCTGCTGgctatcttcatcatcatcatcctctacTGGAAACTGTGCGGCTCGGAGAAGCTGGAGTTCCAGCCTGACGCCATCAACACCATCCAGCAGAGACAAAAG ctGCAGGCTCCCAGTGTGAAAGGGTTTGACTTTGCCAAGCTCCACCTGGGGCAGCACAGTAAGGATGACATCATGGTGATCCAGGAGCCTGGTGCACTCCCTATGCCCATCAAAGAGGCCACCCCCTCTGAGGGTGGGGATGTCAACACTCCCAAATCCAAGGGCTCCTCCACCAAGGCTGCCCGCGCTAACCGCCGTAGGGGGAG ACTGTCCCCGTCAGATGGTGACTCGTTAGGTAGCGACCAATCGAGTGGCAGAGAGTCTGCAGAGGAGACCACCAGACATGTTGCCACGCCCCACGAGGGGAAACAGCACCGAAACAAAACGCCCAAGAATG GGAGGAATAAGATGA tccctcccacAGGCAGTGGTCCAGATGAgctgctctcctcttcctccatcttcgACCACGTGGACCGTCTGTCCCGAGGCTCTTCTGACGGCAGGGGTCGCCAGGCCAACAAGGTCCAGTTGATTGCCATGCAGCCCCGGCCCAGCCCACCACAATGCTCACACAGCCCCACCCTCACAGAGAGGGTCAGCGCAGAG gtGGCTCTGAGACATAAGTCAGAGATCGAGCACCACAGGAACAAGCTGCGTCAGCGGGCTAAGAGGCGGGGCCAGTGTGAGTTCCCCTCTATGGATGACATCCTGGATGCCTTCGGGCAGGCGCAGGAGGAGGCGGGGCAGGGAGGGTGTCCCCAGCGCCTCTACAGCTCAGCCCATGACCACATGGACAGCATCCTGCACAGCGACCCCCCCTCGCCCCCCACCCCAGGGGAATCCAGGAAGAG GGGGAGGCGCTCTCCTCGGGGCCGGCGGAGGCAGCAGGGGAACGGCAGTCtgccagacacagacagactgacggaCAGAGACCGCCTGCTCACAGACCACAGCGCCACCTACAGGAAATACCCTGGACTCAACAATGTGGCCTACATG tcggACCCGGATCTACCTCCAGACCATGGCAGCCCCTCCCCTAACGATGAGGTGTTTGACCACGCCCCTCCCCCGCCGCCCTACGTGCCCCCCCAGCCGTCCATCGAGGAGGCGCGGCAACAGATGCACTCCCTATTGGACGATGCCTTCGCTCTGGTGTCACCCTCCTCCCAGGGCAGCGTCAGTGTCGGGGTCACGCAGGTCAGCCCCGCCCTGCcgagcccctctccctccccacagaCACGCCCATCACGCCAGTGGGGCTCCTACCCCGCAGCCCCCACACACAGCCCCTTCTCTGCG AGGTATGCAGAGTTGGGGATGTCTCCCTCGTCAGTACAAGGCCTGTTGCAGAG gcagGGCCTGGGTTCGGGGGCCTATGTTACTGCAGAGGAGCAGCTGCAAGAGTCTGTCTATGCCAACAGGGGGCATTATGAAgagcctccctcctcctccagaccTCGGCCTGTTGGGGGGAGCACAG GTGCTCAACTGCATCACCTGACTCAGGTGGGGTTGTCGAGCCGGATCAGTGCGTACCCTGGGGTGGGCCGCAGTGTCTCTGGGCCAACAGGTTCCAGCTGGAACCAGCAGCCTTTAGACCAGGACCTCTCCAGATCTGGAGCCAGCAGAGAGAGT gtgctGTCGTTCCCTGAGTTCTCCTCCCCCGCTGTGTTTCAGATGCCCAGCTCCTCTCTGGGAGACCATTCTGTCCCCCCGATGCTCCTGGCCCCTCCCACTCCAGAGTTCCCCCTAGACGAGTCCTCCCCCTCAGCCCAAAGCTCCGCCTCCCTCATCAAGGCCATCAGGGAGGAGCTACGACGACTCGCCCAGAAACAGGTTGCTGTGGCCGGCACCTACTCCTAG